One genomic segment of Desulfonatronum thioautotrophicum includes these proteins:
- a CDS encoding IS66 family transposase — MDETSWRNCSNLAWLWVMVGLAVAFFMNHKHRSKETFEALVNGWQGILVSDGYRLYQNWVNKRQTCLSHLIRKARALSPESRFGTGQVWHLDEERTPEALTDVKGPNDAV, encoded by the coding sequence ATCGACGAGACGTCCTGGCGCAACTGTTCAAATCTGGCTTGGTTATGGGTCATGGTTGGCCTCGCTGTGGCCTTTTTCATGAACCACAAGCATCGCTCCAAGGAAACCTTTGAAGCCCTGGTCAATGGCTGGCAAGGGATTTTGGTCAGCGATGGATATCGTCTGTATCAAAACTGGGTCAACAAGCGCCAAACTTGCCTGTCACATCTGATCCGCAAAGCCCGAGCCCTTTCCCCGGAGAGCCGATTCGGAACTGGCCAAGTATGGCACCTGGACGAAGAAAGAACTCCAGAGGCTCTAACGGATGTCAAAGGCCCAAACGATGCGGTGTGA
- a CDS encoding FtsX-like permease family protein, whose protein sequence is MGSKARPQGLCALTSVELDQLAGMATYFPTIFLGVAVFLLNVVFSWLVGTQREQIAVLKAFGYSNAGIGMHYAQMVLLISLLGQQLAETYSTFFRFPYLDYHLSPCVAAIGLTNRSRDYQIMP, encoded by the coding sequence GTGGGTTCAAAAGCTCGACCCCAAGGGCTGTGTGCGCTTACGTCCGTGGAACTGGACCAGTTGGCTGGCATGGCCACCTATTTTCCGACCATCTTTCTGGGGGTGGCCGTCTTTCTGCTGAACGTTGTTTTTTCCTGGCTGGTGGGCACCCAGCGGGAGCAGATCGCCGTTCTAAAGGCCTTTGGCTACTCCAATGCCGGGATCGGCATGCACTATGCCCAGATGGTCCTGCTGATCTCCCTGCTGGGGCAGCAGCTGGCCGAGACCTACAGCACGTTTTTCCGGTTTCCCTATCTGGATTATCACCTCTCCCCCTGCGTGGCCGCCATTGGGCTGACGAACAGGAGCCGTGATTACCAAATTATGCCGTAA
- a CDS encoding GNAT family N-acetyltransferase, translating to MPTIRKISADDWPALQAMARRSFPAPQGRFIRPTEEGFMALVENTPAAAVFLRTFPLRDGRRVGYIAWLFTDPAFQGQGLAKSLIAASVARLEEVNCRHILTDIEGHNTASAYSFAGNGFRRIGFADQWRIVGPANLPRLWMRTVDPGHFIWMRDAIPVMPRPGLQRLSAFGLNWLFALIAVLFGSGLLSFNMALSQPSGLEALALLLGVVLVFGVREATMRMTAKAKGWPLEYRIWDSAFIFALPVAVLFGQLFPLPGGLYPRQDRWRYPDALPALGLAAVAGTASVMALVALALAVSGMQVGGFAQALAGALLFIGKPMLLFDSILAFPPFSCFNARRIFDLHRGLWAGFAVLGAILFLC from the coding sequence ATGCCAACCATTCGCAAGATATCCGCTGACGACTGGCCGGCCTTGCAGGCCATGGCCCGGCGCTCGTTTCCCGCCCCCCAGGGCAGGTTTATCCGCCCCACCGAGGAAGGATTCATGGCCCTCGTGGAGAACACGCCTGCCGCTGCCGTCTTCTTGCGAACGTTCCCCCTTCGTGACGGTCGCCGGGTTGGCTACATCGCCTGGCTGTTCACCGATCCCGCGTTCCAGGGCCAAGGGCTGGCCAAAAGCCTGATCGCCGCCTCCGTTGCCCGCCTGGAGGAGGTAAACTGCCGGCACATCCTGACCGACATCGAAGGCCACAACACGGCCTCCGCGTATTCTTTTGCCGGCAACGGATTCCGACGCATTGGCTTTGCCGACCAGTGGCGGATTGTTGGGCCGGCCAACCTGCCCCGTCTTTGGATGAGAACCGTTGATCCGGGTCATTTCATCTGGATGCGGGACGCGATCCCGGTAATGCCCCGACCAGGCCTGCAACGCCTGAGTGCCTTCGGGCTCAACTGGCTCTTCGCCCTGATCGCCGTGCTTTTTGGCTCGGGCCTGCTGTCTTTCAACATGGCCTTAAGTCAGCCTTCGGGCTTGGAGGCCCTGGCCCTGCTCCTGGGCGTCGTGCTGGTGTTCGGCGTCCGGGAGGCGACCATGCGCATGACGGCCAAGGCCAAAGGCTGGCCTCTGGAATACCGAATATGGGATTCGGCGTTCATCTTCGCCCTGCCCGTTGCCGTGCTCTTCGGCCAGCTTTTCCCGTTGCCCGGGGGACTATATCCCCGGCAGGACAGGTGGCGCTATCCAGATGCCCTGCCCGCGCTGGGCCTTGCCGCCGTTGCCGGCACCGCATCCGTCATGGCTCTGGTTGCGCTGGCTTTGGCTGTCTCCGGAATGCAAGTCGGCGGTTTTGCGCAGGCATTGGCCGGCGCCCTGCTGTTCATTGGAAAGCCCATGCTGTTGTTCGATTCCATCCTGGCCTTCCCCCCCTTCTCCTGTTTCAATGCCCGGCGCATCTTCGATCTGCATCGCGGACTCTGGGCTGGGTTTGCGGTTCTTGGGGCAATTCTGTTTCTGTGTTGA
- a CDS encoding DUF1643 domain-containing protein: MRFNHIPGVTVTADFAVENGQRYRYRLDVMLENPSTTNDTACVIMMNPSYACIEHADKSVQFMERVVFLKGLPEFADVGRLIVVNQFARIQTREFQGLPQDIGSGNNAAIQTAFAESDIIIVAWGCANPFRDRMRFVLDLLATMPGKRLYRTSKHPSRGKYAGFILPW; the protein is encoded by the coding sequence ATGCGTTTCAACCACATTCCAGGCGTAACGGTCACGGCTGACTTTGCCGTGGAGAACGGACAGCGGTACCGCTACCGACTGGACGTCATGCTGGAGAACCCCTCCACCACCAACGATACCGCCTGCGTGATCATGATGAATCCGAGCTACGCCTGCATCGAGCATGCGGACAAGTCGGTCCAGTTCATGGAGCGCGTCGTCTTTCTCAAAGGCCTGCCGGAGTTTGCCGATGTGGGACGGCTGATCGTGGTCAACCAGTTCGCCAGGATTCAGACCAGGGAATTTCAAGGCCTTCCCCAGGACATCGGTTCGGGCAACAACGCGGCAATTCAGACGGCTTTTGCGGAATCGGACATAATCATCGTGGCCTGGGGCTGCGCCAACCCGTTTCGTGACCGGATGCGTTTTGTCCTGGATCTTTTGGCGACCATGCCGGGCAAGCGCCTATACCGGACCAGCAAGCATCCCTCGCGGGGTAAATATGCGGGCTTTATCCTGCCCTGGTGA
- a CDS encoding AEC family transporter, producing MFQVVTALTPIFLLILLGWVFKQKDFPGTSFWPAAEKITYYVFFPALLFINTYRAPFADIEVLPITLAIVLTISIVTVLMLFVRPWLSLSGPAFSSLYQGSLRLNTYVGISAAFVLFGDQGLILSAMVIAVLVPLTNLFSVCIVSRYGINGFKGWTSLSSALLCNPLILACLLGIAANLLNVPLEFGLMEFMVIMSQASLGLGLMSVGAGLVFQGMMSSVWTVGVASTIKLAILPLLAALMGWMMGVDATSRYVIVIFASLPCGPAAYILARQLGGDHKLIAEIITIQTIAAFITMPVLLRFVHL from the coding sequence ATGTTTCAAGTCGTCACGGCGCTGACGCCGATATTCCTGCTTATACTTCTGGGATGGGTATTCAAACAAAAAGACTTTCCCGGAACATCCTTCTGGCCGGCAGCAGAAAAGATAACGTACTATGTCTTTTTTCCAGCCCTTCTCTTCATCAACACGTATCGAGCACCTTTTGCCGACATTGAGGTCCTGCCCATAACCCTGGCCATTGTGCTCACCATAAGTATTGTCACGGTGCTCATGCTTTTTGTACGGCCTTGGTTGTCTCTTTCGGGGCCTGCCTTTTCATCTTTGTACCAGGGATCGCTGCGGCTCAATACGTATGTGGGCATTTCCGCGGCTTTTGTCCTCTTTGGCGACCAAGGCCTCATCCTGTCGGCAATGGTTATTGCCGTGTTGGTCCCTTTGACCAACCTGTTCAGTGTCTGCATTGTTTCCAGATACGGAATAAACGGTTTCAAGGGGTGGACCAGCTTATCCAGCGCCCTGCTTTGCAATCCTCTGATACTGGCATGCCTGCTGGGCATTGCGGCCAATCTGTTGAACGTCCCCCTGGAATTCGGCTTGATGGAATTTATGGTCATCATGAGCCAAGCTTCGCTCGGCCTCGGCCTTATGTCCGTAGGCGCGGGATTGGTTTTCCAAGGAATGATGAGCAGTGTTTGGACAGTCGGTGTGGCCAGTACAATCAAACTGGCCATTCTACCCCTTTTGGCGGCGCTGATGGGGTGGATGATGGGGGTGGATGCAACAAGCAGATATGTAATTGTGATTTTTGCATCCTTGCCGTGCGGACCGGCGGCCTATATTTTGGCCAGGCAATTGGGTGGTGACCACAAATTAATCGCTGAAATCATCACCATCCAGACCATAGCCGCCTTCATAACCATGCCCGTATTGTTGCGTTTTGTGCATCTTTAG
- a CDS encoding HNH endonuclease → MIDCNPGSRVFPATWKNAYWRCVGAVSNGYRCPICNKIFSGNKGFKKLEADHIFPYVLDNQGTTWNNMILLCKKCNLKKWKFNNCKFS, encoded by the coding sequence TTGATTGATTGTAATCCAGGTAGCAGGGTATTCCCTGCTACCTGGAAAAATGCATACTGGCGTTGTGTTGGGGCTGTAAGCAACGGGTACCGTTGCCCTATTTGCAATAAAATATTTTCCGGAAATAAAGGTTTTAAAAAGCTTGAAGCAGACCACATTTTTCCATATGTTCTAGATAATCAAGGAACAACTTGGAATAATATGATTCTATTATGCAAAAAATGCAATTTAAAAAAATGGAAATTCAATAATTGTAAATTTTCATAA
- a CDS encoding DUF262 domain-containing protein, which yields MNNEKGTIYGDPLVTSQVTSSAESISTILNSFSKDNVCIPEYQRDSDQWSDEKKSLFIDSIMNNLTVPSFIYAHSNDKKNKSWTNILEVVDGQQRLILLNDFYLDQFKILPSGTMDYISPNALHYANKKFSELPEMFKELFENYKITIIYLPECMTESVKLETFRRLNQQPFTLSAQDIRLSQYAYSKISNFIRISGISDLNKHGSKRMLEYAKKYNIEWPWVNDNEKEGWIEWWNKKKTSIGQKASEMVLWYIIGLYHSEINNILSDHNHLAKNLNMSFINSIDNVADIALAQLNYEEKSAMPTTLCTIDDIENNLFPKFMKWHNYFYVNFPSTFNVQRYRLISFIFSALHNYEPFMLQQKHNEMIDKLISKPRETSIELGINYPETKGKWSSNKGLHQQIKSIHSMVLKIMG from the coding sequence ATGAACAATGAAAAGGGAACAATTTATGGAGATCCACTTGTTACATCTCAAGTGACTTCTTCAGCAGAAAGCATCAGCACAATTTTGAATTCGTTTAGCAAGGATAATGTTTGTATACCAGAATATCAAAGAGACTCAGATCAATGGTCAGATGAGAAAAAAAGTTTATTTATTGATTCAATAATGAATAATCTGACAGTACCTAGTTTTATATATGCACATTCAAACGACAAAAAAAATAAATCATGGACTAATATTTTAGAGGTTGTTGACGGTCAACAGAGATTAATTTTACTTAACGATTTCTACCTTGATCAATTCAAAATCTTACCATCAGGAACCATGGACTATATATCCCCAAATGCATTACATTACGCAAACAAAAAATTTTCAGAACTTCCAGAGATGTTTAAGGAATTATTTGAAAACTATAAAATTACAATTATATATCTACCTGAGTGCATGACTGAATCTGTCAAGCTTGAAACATTCAGAAGACTGAATCAACAACCATTCACCCTTAGCGCGCAAGATATTCGATTATCACAGTATGCTTACTCAAAAATAAGTAATTTTATAAGAATCAGCGGAATTTCTGATCTTAACAAGCACGGTAGCAAAAGAATGTTGGAATACGCAAAGAAATATAATATTGAATGGCCATGGGTAAATGACAACGAAAAAGAAGGATGGATTGAATGGTGGAATAAAAAGAAAACTAGCATTGGCCAAAAGGCATCAGAGATGGTGTTATGGTATATTATAGGATTATATCACAGCGAAATAAACAATATACTATCAGACCATAATCATTTAGCAAAAAACTTGAATATGTCATTTATCAATTCAATAGATAATGTTGCAGACATTGCATTAGCACAACTAAATTATGAAGAAAAAAGTGCAATGCCAACAACATTATGCACGATAGATGATATTGAAAACAACTTATTTCCAAAGTTTATGAAATGGCATAATTATTTTTATGTTAATTTTCCATCAACATTTAATGTACAGAGGTATCGGTTGATTAGCTTTATATTTTCAGCTTTGCACAATTATGAACCATTTATGTTACAACAAAAGCATAATGAAATGATAGACAAACTGATTTCTAAACCGAGAGAAACAAGTATAGAACTAGGTATTAATTATCCAGAGACTAAAGGAAAATGGAGTAGCAACAAGGGACTTCATCAACAAATCAAAAGTATTCATTCAATGGTTTTAAAAATTATGGGTTGA